In one window of Tenacibaculum mesophilum DNA:
- a CDS encoding lipocalin family protein has product MYRIVLLVILFLISLSLFSQKSLKSKLIGKWRIQNYEVFGEVHQPSLKESNDYILFKTNMFFEAFSEGYHDKGTWRLNGETKISLIVDNNEILDATVLQITSDFLTIKYNTKELNYIIFHYKKQ; this is encoded by the coding sequence ATGTATCGAATTGTTTTACTTGTCATCTTGTTTTTAATATCTCTATCTCTTTTTTCTCAAAAAAGTCTAAAATCTAAATTAATTGGAAAATGGCGCATTCAAAACTATGAGGTATTTGGTGAAGTGCATCAACCTTCTTTAAAAGAGAGTAATGATTATATCTTATTTAAAACTAACATGTTTTTTGAAGCCTTCTCTGAAGGATATCATGATAAAGGAACTTGGAGACTAAACGGGGAGACTAAAATATCTCTGATAGTAGACAATAATGAAATTTTAGATGCTACTGTATTACAAATTACCTCAGATTTTTTAACTATAAAGTACAACACTAAAGAATTAAACTACATTATTTTTCACTATAAAAAACAATAA
- the pth gene encoding aminoacyl-tRNA hydrolase: MTPFFKQLFGFSTKQLTDKEDDSMNKFLIVGLGNIGEKYDNTRHNIGFKIADAFVKEHEGSFETEKLGDIAKLKIKGKTVLVLKPNTYMNLSGKAVKYWMQKENIQVENLLIITDDLNIDFGKIRIKGKGSSGGHNGLKDIQDKFNTGAYPRFRFGVGAEYSKGRQVDYVLGKWNPDEESAMIERIPFSVKAVTSFITAGLANTMNEFNGK; this comes from the coding sequence ATTACACCTTTTTTTAAACAATTATTTGGTTTTTCTACAAAACAATTAACAGATAAAGAAGACGATTCTATGAATAAATTTTTAATTGTAGGCTTAGGTAATATTGGCGAAAAATATGACAATACACGTCACAATATAGGTTTTAAAATCGCAGATGCTTTTGTTAAAGAGCATGAAGGCTCTTTTGAAACCGAAAAGTTAGGAGATATAGCTAAACTTAAAATTAAGGGTAAAACAGTACTTGTTTTAAAACCTAATACTTATATGAATTTAAGTGGTAAAGCGGTTAAATACTGGATGCAAAAAGAAAACATTCAAGTTGAAAACTTGTTAATTATTACTGATGACCTAAATATTGATTTTGGAAAAATTCGTATCAAAGGAAAAGGAAGTTCTGGCGGACATAACGGTCTAAAAGACATCCAAGATAAGTTTAATACAGGTGCTTATCCTCGTTTTCGCTTCGGTGTAGGAGCTGAATATAGTAAAGGTCGTCAAGTAGATTACGTTTTAGGCAAATGGAATCCTGATGAGGAAAGCGCAATGATTGAGCGTATTCCTTTTTCTGTAAAAGCGGTTACTTCTTTTATTACAGCTGGTTTAGCTAATACCATGAATGAGTTTAACGGAAAATAA
- a CDS encoding ribose-phosphate pyrophosphokinase, with amino-acid sequence MATNQLSPKIFACSQSIELAEEIASAYGTKLGNVITTHFSDGEFQPAFEESIRGRRVFIVGSTFPSTDNLMEMLLMCDAAKRASARHITAVMPYFGWARQDRKDKPRVAIGAKLVAKLLETAGATRIMTMDLHADQIQGFFEKPVDHLYASTIFLPYVKSLKLDNLTIASPDMGGSKRAYAYSKYLESDVVICYKQRQKANVIAHMELIGEVEGKNVILVDDMIDTGGTLTKAADLMMERGAKSVRAICTHPILSGNAYERIQNSQLTELIVSDTIPLKKSISKIKVVSCAALFADVMHKVQDNTSISDKFLM; translated from the coding sequence ATGGCTACAAATCAATTAAGCCCAAAAATCTTTGCGTGTTCACAAAGTATTGAACTAGCAGAGGAAATTGCCAGTGCCTACGGAACCAAACTAGGAAATGTAATTACCACACATTTTAGTGATGGTGAATTCCAACCAGCTTTTGAAGAATCAATCAGAGGAAGAAGAGTTTTCATCGTTGGATCAACCTTTCCTTCTACTGATAACTTAATGGAAATGTTATTAATGTGTGATGCTGCAAAACGTGCATCGGCAAGACATATTACCGCTGTAATGCCTTATTTTGGTTGGGCTCGTCAAGACAGAAAAGACAAGCCTCGTGTAGCAATTGGCGCTAAATTAGTGGCTAAATTATTAGAAACTGCAGGAGCAACTAGAATTATGACCATGGATTTACATGCTGATCAAATTCAAGGTTTCTTTGAAAAGCCAGTAGATCATTTATATGCTTCTACAATTTTTTTACCATATGTTAAAAGTTTAAAGCTTGATAATTTAACGATTGCTTCTCCTGATATGGGAGGTTCAAAAAGAGCTTATGCTTATTCCAAATACTTGGAAAGTGATGTTGTTATTTGCTACAAGCAGCGTCAAAAAGCCAATGTAATTGCTCATATGGAACTCATTGGTGAAGTAGAAGGTAAAAATGTAATTCTTGTTGATGACATGATTGATACAGGAGGAACACTTACAAAGGCAGCCGATTTAATGATGGAACGTGGTGCAAAAAGTGTACGTGCTATTTGTACACACCCAATTCTTTCAGGAAATGCCTACGAAAGAATTCAAAATTCACAGTTGACAGAGCTAATCGTTTCAGATACAATTCCTTTAAAAAAGAGTATTTCTAAAATAAAAGTTGTATCTTGCGCCGCTTTATTTGCTGATGTGATGCATAAAGTTCAAGACAATACATCTATTAGCGATAAGTTTTTAATGTAA
- the moaA gene encoding GTP 3',8-cyclase MoaA, whose protein sequence is MSKLIDNFGRQISYVRLAVTDRCNLRCQYCMPAQGIDIVPRKELLTYKEMYRIIRVLTELGVNKVRLTGGEPFVRKDFVSFLEMLSYNDLLEDINITTNGALISKHIKTIENLKKVKNINLSIDSLHPEKFAKITRRDVFPEVYKTFELLEKSSLNLKLNVVVQSGFNTDEINNFVQLTKDKDIAVRFIEEMPFNGRGQRNAEEVWNYNKILDEIQSQFTVTKLPSKKSSTSRNFSIENHKGTIGIIPAFTRTICNDCNRIRITSTGTFKNCLFDDGVFNLRDFIRNGASNEDLKALFLSLIKEKPENGFVAEANRKGNVTESMSTIGG, encoded by the coding sequence ATGAGCAAACTCATAGATAATTTTGGAAGACAAATTAGCTACGTTCGTTTAGCAGTAACCGACCGCTGTAACTTACGTTGTCAATATTGTATGCCTGCTCAAGGAATTGATATTGTTCCAAGAAAAGAGCTACTTACCTACAAAGAAATGTACCGAATAATTCGAGTACTTACTGAGTTGGGTGTTAACAAAGTTCGTTTAACAGGTGGAGAACCTTTTGTTAGAAAAGATTTTGTTTCTTTTTTAGAAATGTTATCGTATAATGATTTGTTAGAGGATATTAATATCACGACCAACGGAGCGCTTATTTCCAAACACATCAAAACGATAGAAAACCTTAAAAAGGTAAAGAATATCAATTTAAGCATTGATAGTTTACACCCTGAAAAGTTTGCTAAAATTACCCGTAGAGATGTTTTCCCAGAAGTATATAAAACCTTTGAGTTATTAGAAAAAAGTTCGTTGAATTTAAAACTGAATGTAGTTGTTCAGTCTGGATTTAACACTGATGAAATTAACAATTTTGTGCAGCTTACTAAAGACAAGGATATTGCAGTTCGTTTTATTGAAGAAATGCCTTTTAATGGTAGAGGACAACGAAATGCAGAAGAGGTTTGGAACTACAACAAAATCTTAGATGAAATCCAGTCTCAGTTCACTGTAACTAAGCTCCCCTCAAAAAAATCATCTACTTCTAGAAATTTTTCAATAGAGAATCATAAGGGAACTATAGGGATAATCCCTGCATTCACTCGTACTATTTGTAATGATTGCAACCGAATTAGGATTACCTCAACAGGAACTTTTAAAAATTGCCTGTTTGATGATGGCGTTTTCAACCTACGTGACTTTATTAGAAATGGTGCAAGCAATGAAGATTTAAAAGCCTTGTTTTTATCATTGATAAAAGAAAAGCCTGAAAATGGTTTTGTGGCTGAAGCAAATAGAAAAGGAAACGTAACCGAAAGTATGAGTACCATTGGGGGGTAA
- a CDS encoding NTP transferase domain-containing protein has translation MDKKHTKHTNLVKKYNDNFAPNEVAILGTKCRIIADLVHEVSKKLSQYNLGYFDASHAKDVEQNTLAEYTFHHEGNLQINTSSPVNKYEQRLQFYNHDFVFINGNHYEGAKQILILDDEKEASVKKRLDQLTNIQFIVKLNKNSRYFDCLLERFPNIKNSTSYTINEIDKISNHIHNLIKENIAPVKGLVLIGGKSTRMGRDKSELLYYKKPQKEHVKELLENNNLETFYSVRDLSTSPETTNEIPDTYLNLGPFGGICSAFQKDPNSAWLVMATDIPFVNNELIQLLLQKRNPSKIATTVKGKNKEFPEPLITIYEPKAYGKLLAYLAQGYSCPRKMLINSDVEIIEVDDNLIRNINTPEDYKEAIKEVNS, from the coding sequence ATGGATAAAAAACATACTAAACATACAAATCTAGTTAAGAAGTATAATGATAATTTTGCGCCTAATGAAGTAGCTATCTTAGGAACCAAATGTAGAATTATTGCTGATTTAGTTCATGAAGTCTCAAAAAAATTATCACAATACAATTTAGGATATTTCGACGCTTCACATGCTAAAGATGTCGAACAAAATACGTTAGCTGAATATACCTTTCATCATGAAGGAAATTTACAAATAAACACTTCTTCACCTGTAAACAAGTACGAACAACGTTTACAGTTTTACAATCACGATTTTGTCTTTATTAATGGAAATCATTACGAAGGGGCGAAACAAATTTTGATTTTAGATGATGAGAAAGAAGCTTCTGTAAAAAAAAGGTTAGATCAATTAACAAACATTCAGTTTATAGTTAAGTTGAATAAAAACTCAAGATATTTTGATTGTTTGTTAGAACGTTTTCCAAACATCAAAAATAGCACCTCTTATACGATTAATGAGATTGATAAAATATCTAATCATATACATAATCTCATTAAAGAAAATATTGCTCCTGTAAAAGGGTTGGTTTTAATAGGCGGGAAAAGTACTCGAATGGGTCGTGACAAATCGGAATTATTGTACTATAAAAAGCCTCAAAAAGAACATGTAAAAGAGTTACTAGAAAACAACAATTTAGAAACTTTTTACTCTGTAAGAGATTTATCTACCTCTCCAGAAACGACAAATGAAATTCCAGATACCTATTTAAATCTAGGACCTTTTGGAGGTATTTGTTCTGCTTTTCAAAAAGATCCAAACTCAGCATGGTTGGTAATGGCTACAGATATTCCATTTGTAAATAATGAGCTTATTCAATTATTATTACAAAAAAGAAATCCATCTAAAATTGCAACTACAGTTAAAGGAAAAAACAAAGAATTTCCTGAACCTTTAATCACAATATACGAACCAAAAGCTTACGGAAAATTATTAGCCTATTTAGCACAAGGTTATTCGTGTCCTCGTAAAATGTTAATTAATTCTGATGTTGAAATTATTGAGGTTGATGATAATTTAATTAGAAACATCAACACTCCAGAAGATTATAAAGAAGCTATAAAAGAGGTTAACTCTTAA
- a CDS encoding molybdopterin molybdotransferase MoeA has translation MITVEEAKHIVLENTQDFGIEEIPFLEAVGRVLKEDIVADRDFPPFNRVAMDGIAINHRFFEHGVRDFKIEGIQAAGSPQQTLDNAANCYEVMTGAVLPNNTDTVIRYEDVDINTLVATITIDEIKEGQNIHIQGSDKSEGTILIKKNTIISAAEIGVLATVGKATVKVAKQPKVMIVSTGDELVDVNEYPLDHQIRRSNVYTLVSLLNDLKIPADTANITDEKQILKENIASFLQEYDVLLFSGAVSKGKFDFLPEVLDELGVKKLFHRVSQRPGKPFWAGVTDNCKVFAFPGNPVSTFVNCLVYFYPWYYKSIGVQQEKQTATLAKNITFKPNLSCFLQVKLTSENGQVYATPIQGNGSGDLASLVEADSFIELPKTEEIEFKKGSVFPILTYRGF, from the coding sequence ATGATAACAGTAGAAGAAGCCAAACATATAGTTTTAGAAAACACACAAGATTTCGGAATTGAAGAAATTCCTTTTTTAGAAGCTGTCGGAAGAGTTTTAAAGGAAGATATTGTTGCTGATAGAGATTTTCCTCCATTCAACCGAGTGGCAATGGATGGTATTGCTATCAATCATCGTTTTTTTGAGCACGGTGTTCGCGATTTTAAAATTGAAGGAATCCAAGCTGCTGGAAGTCCACAACAAACACTAGATAATGCCGCCAACTGTTATGAGGTAATGACAGGAGCTGTATTACCTAACAATACTGATACGGTAATTCGCTATGAAGATGTTGATATTAATACGCTAGTAGCTACTATTACTATTGATGAAATTAAAGAAGGACAAAACATACACATACAGGGTTCTGATAAAAGTGAAGGTACAATTCTAATAAAAAAGAACACTATAATTTCTGCTGCTGAAATAGGGGTTTTAGCTACTGTAGGTAAAGCCACTGTTAAAGTTGCCAAACAACCTAAAGTAATGATTGTTTCTACAGGTGATGAATTGGTTGATGTAAATGAATATCCGTTAGACCACCAAATTCGTAGAAGCAATGTATACACATTAGTTTCCTTATTGAACGATTTAAAAATCCCAGCAGATACAGCTAATATTACTGATGAAAAACAAATTTTAAAAGAAAATATAGCGTCTTTTCTACAAGAATATGACGTGCTTTTATTTAGTGGTGCTGTTAGTAAAGGTAAGTTTGATTTTTTACCCGAAGTTTTAGATGAATTGGGTGTTAAAAAATTATTCCATAGAGTTTCACAAAGACCAGGAAAACCTTTTTGGGCTGGTGTTACCGATAACTGCAAAGTGTTTGCTTTTCCTGGAAATCCAGTTTCAACCTTTGTAAATTGTTTGGTCTATTTTTATCCTTGGTATTATAAATCTATAGGTGTACAACAAGAAAAACAAACAGCAACTTTAGCAAAAAACATTACTTTTAAACCTAATCTAAGCTGTTTTTTACAAGTAAAATTAACCTCGGAAAACGGACAAGTATATGCAACTCCAATACAAGGAAATGGTTCTGGTGATTTAGCTAGTTTGGTTGAAGCTGATAGTTTTATTGAACTCCCAAAAACTGAAGAGATAGAATTTAAAAAAGGAAGTGTTTTTCCGATACTAACGTATCGGGGTTTTTAA
- the moaC gene encoding cyclic pyranopterin monophosphate synthase MoaC yields the protein MSNFSHINEQNQPKMVNVSDKKITKRTAIAKATMFLGSEIVSHFTNNELITKKGPVFQTAIIAGIQAVKKTSDIIPMCHPLLINGVDIDINIVDDEYVEVFCKVTIEGKTGVEMEALTGASATCLTIYDMCKAISQKMVIQEVKLVEKTGGKSDIKNG from the coding sequence GTGAGCAACTTTTCCCATATAAACGAACAAAATCAACCTAAAATGGTAAATGTTTCTGATAAAAAAATCACGAAACGTACAGCCATTGCTAAAGCTACTATGTTTTTAGGTTCAGAAATTGTGAGTCATTTTACCAATAATGAACTCATCACTAAAAAAGGACCTGTTTTTCAAACCGCTATCATTGCTGGAATTCAAGCAGTGAAAAAAACCTCTGATATTATTCCAATGTGTCATCCTTTGTTAATCAATGGAGTGGATATCGACATCAATATTGTAGACGATGAGTATGTAGAGGTTTTTTGTAAAGTGACCATTGAAGGAAAAACAGGAGTAGAAATGGAAGCGCTTACAGGAGCTTCTGCAACTTGTTTAACCATTTACGATATGTGTAAAGCTATTAGTCAAAAAATGGTGATTCAAGAAGTGAAATTGGTAGAGAAAACTGGTGGTAAATCGGATATTAAAAATGGATAA
- a CDS encoding 6-pyruvoyl trahydropterin synthase family protein has protein sequence MSKIRITKQFTFETGHALYGYDGKCKNVHGHSYKLSVTVIGSPITDTSNVKYGMVIDFGDLKKIVKEEIVDVFDHATVFNKNTPHVELAKELKDRGHHVILVDYQPTSEMMVIDFAKKIQKRLPENIKLHGIKLQETDTSFAEWYASDN, from the coding sequence ATGAGTAAGATTCGAATTACCAAGCAGTTTACTTTTGAAACTGGACATGCGTTGTATGGTTATGATGGAAAATGTAAAAATGTTCATGGGCATAGTTACAAGCTTTCGGTTACAGTGATAGGCTCTCCAATTACTGATACATCCAATGTGAAGTACGGAATGGTAATTGATTTTGGAGATTTAAAGAAGATTGTAAAAGAAGAGATTGTAGATGTATTTGACCATGCTACGGTATTCAATAAGAATACTCCCCATGTAGAGTTAGCTAAAGAGTTAAAAGACCGTGGACATCATGTTATTTTAGTAGACTATCAACCAACAAGCGAAATGATGGTGATTGATTTTGCTAAGAAAATTCAAAAAAGGCTTCCAGAAAACATAAAATTACACGGCATTAAGCTACAAGAAACAGATACTAGTTTTGCTGAGTGGTATGCTTCTGATAATTAG
- a CDS encoding four helix bundle protein, with protein sequence MKESIVQGKSFQFSLKIISLYKKLQQEKEFIISKQLLRSGTSIGANIEEALAGQSKRDFISKMSISSKEARETNIGYVY encoded by the coding sequence ATGAAGGAAAGTATTGTTCAAGGCAAGAGTTTTCAATTCTCTTTAAAAATAATTTCTCTGTACAAAAAACTACAACAAGAAAAAGAGTTTATAATTTCAAAACAGCTTTTAAGAAGTGGAACTTCAATAGGAGCAAATATAGAAGAGGCTTTAGCTGGTCAAAGTAAGAGAGACTTTATTTCTAAAATGTCTATTTCTTCAAAAGAAGCTAGAGAAACTAATATTGGTTACGTTTATTAA
- a CDS encoding AraC family transcriptional regulator — translation MKNSTQIERYNKLLDFLEKRFKTSIHTHEIEDVSFYSYRNINRIFLALQHETIGQFLKRRKLEKAAQYLKFSDIEISDIALEVGYSDVAAFSKAFKKHFRCTPSSFKSSYTFQQKITNQILEEPNKKNDPLLQFEIEIIPSFQMLYLQYQGTYEDIKGIERTWKQLLKYADKHDLLTDKTIIVGEILDDDEITEFVNCRYNAGIILTEAQKIEVKGMFKVKEVISQKYAKFIHKGSHESCFETYNTIYAHWMYDVKLEFADAPILEFYLNDDKNTPQEELITEIYIPIV, via the coding sequence ATGAAAAACTCAACACAAATAGAGCGATATAATAAGTTGTTAGATTTTTTAGAAAAGCGTTTTAAAACATCAATTCACACACATGAAATAGAAGATGTTTCCTTTTACTCTTATCGAAATATCAATAGAATATTTTTAGCGTTACAACATGAAACTATTGGTCAATTTCTTAAAAGAAGAAAACTAGAAAAAGCTGCACAGTATTTAAAATTTTCAGATATTGAAATTTCAGATATTGCCCTAGAAGTTGGGTATAGTGATGTGGCAGCTTTTAGTAAAGCTTTTAAAAAACATTTTCGCTGTACACCTTCTAGCTTTAAAAGCTCTTATACATTTCAACAAAAAATTACGAATCAAATTTTAGAAGAACCTAATAAAAAAAATGATCCTTTATTACAGTTTGAAATTGAAATTATACCATCATTTCAAATGTTGTATTTACAATATCAAGGAACTTATGAAGATATAAAAGGGATTGAAAGAACATGGAAACAGCTTTTAAAGTATGCTGATAAGCATGATTTATTAACTGATAAAACTATTATTGTTGGTGAAATTTTGGATGATGATGAAATAACAGAGTTTGTTAATTGTAGGTATAATGCAGGGATTATACTTACAGAAGCACAAAAAATTGAAGTTAAAGGAATGTTTAAAGTTAAAGAAGTTATCTCTCAAAAATATGCCAAGTTTATTCATAAAGGAAGTCATGAAAGCTGTTTTGAAACATACAATACAATTTATGCACATTGGATGTATGATGTCAAATTAGAGTTTGCGGACGCACCAATTTTAGAGTTTTATTTAAATGACGATAAAAATACTCCTCAAGAAGAATTAATAACAGAAATTTACATTCCTATTGTTTAA
- a CDS encoding 50S ribosomal protein L25/general stress protein Ctc produces the protein MKSITIKGSQRESVGKKATKALRNAGKVPCVLYGGDKPVHFSAEEKSFKPLVYTPDVFTATIELDGVTYSAVLQDIQFHPVNDSILHVDFYQLFEDKAVTMDIPVRLVGSSKGVMVGGALRHNLRKLKVKALPANLPDFIEANITELEIGNKLYVTELKNDNYTLLHPDNTVVAQVRMSRNAAKAAAEAEA, from the coding sequence ATGAAATCAATTACAATCAAAGGATCTCAAAGAGAAAGCGTAGGTAAAAAAGCAACAAAAGCCTTACGTAATGCTGGAAAGGTTCCTTGCGTATTATACGGAGGAGACAAGCCTGTTCACTTTTCAGCTGAAGAAAAATCGTTCAAGCCATTAGTATATACTCCAGACGTATTTACTGCTACGATTGAATTAGATGGTGTAACATATAGCGCTGTATTACAAGACATACAGTTTCACCCAGTAAATGATAGCATTTTACACGTAGACTTTTACCAATTATTTGAAGACAAGGCTGTGACTATGGATATTCCTGTACGTTTAGTAGGATCTTCTAAAGGTGTTATGGTAGGTGGTGCTTTACGTCACAACTTACGTAAATTAAAAGTAAAAGCATTACCAGCTAACTTACCAGATTTTATTGAAGCTAATATTACTGAGTTAGAAATTGGTAATAAATTATATGTTACTGAGTTAAAGAATGACAACTATACGTTATTACACCCAGATAACACAGTGGTTGCTCAAGTTCGTATGTCTCGTAACGCCGCTAAAGCAGCAGCTGAGGCTGAAGCATAG
- the katG gene encoding catalase/peroxidase HPI has protein sequence MKKIILSVVTASLLFSCSGKQNHGEEKEKGGCPFGFDKGHKKEQLKETKSNKDWWPNKLDLDVLAQNSELSNPMGEEFNYADEFNKLDYVALKADLTKLMTDSQDWWPADYGHYGPLFIRMAWHSAGTYRTGDGRGGTRMGIQRFAPQNSWPDNANLDKARRLLWPIKQKYGKKISWADLMILTGNVAIESMGLKTIGFAGGREDVWVPQEDVYWGSESGWLESRRLNEDGELDLEVENPLAAVQMGLIYVNPEGPDGNPDPVASAKNIRISFGRMGMNDEETVALIAGGHTFGKTHGAGPADNVGPSPEAAGIEEQGLGWKSSYKSGKGKDAITSGLEVIWTPTPTRWSHAFLNTLFDNEWELTKSPAGAHQWVAKDVGEVFPDAFDKNKRHRPTMLTSDLALKFDSEYKKVCEKFLEDPLSFDKAFARAWFKLTHRDMGPKTTYLGSDIPQEEFIWQDPIPTRTHKLITEADINSLKKEILNSGIPYNQLIETAWASASSYRGSDRRGGANGARIRLEPQVNWESNNPAQLKKVLAVYEKIQNKFNESLKEKKVSMADLIVLGGSAAVEKAVERAGFSIKVPFNPGRMDATQEQTDVKSFAVLEPMADGFRNYQKKKYTLKPEELLVDKAQLLTLTAPEMTVLVGGMRALNANYDSSKKGVFTTQLGVLTNDFFINLLDMNTYWEPISEEQLIFEGKDRVTNEVKWTATRADLIFGSNSELRALAEVYASNDAKEKFAKDFIAAWVKVMNLDRFDLKS, from the coding sequence ATGAAAAAAATAATCTTAAGCGTAGTAACAGCTTCTTTGCTTTTTTCTTGCAGTGGTAAACAAAACCATGGAGAAGAAAAAGAAAAGGGAGGATGTCCTTTTGGTTTTGACAAAGGACACAAAAAAGAACAGTTAAAAGAAACTAAGTCAAACAAAGATTGGTGGCCCAATAAGTTAGATTTAGATGTACTTGCACAAAACTCGGAATTATCGAATCCGATGGGAGAAGAATTTAATTATGCTGATGAATTTAATAAGCTAGATTATGTAGCGTTAAAGGCAGACCTAACTAAGCTAATGACAGATTCTCAAGATTGGTGGCCTGCTGATTACGGACACTACGGACCTTTATTTATTCGTATGGCGTGGCATAGCGCCGGAACATACCGTACAGGAGATGGTAGAGGAGGAACCCGTATGGGAATTCAGCGTTTTGCTCCACAAAATAGTTGGCCAGATAATGCTAACCTAGATAAAGCTAGAAGATTGTTATGGCCTATTAAACAAAAGTACGGCAAGAAAATTTCTTGGGCTGATTTGATGATTTTAACAGGAAATGTAGCTATAGAGTCTATGGGATTAAAAACTATAGGGTTTGCAGGAGGAAGAGAAGATGTTTGGGTACCACAAGAGGATGTGTATTGGGGTTCTGAATCAGGCTGGTTAGAAAGCAGAAGGTTAAATGAGGATGGAGAGCTAGATTTAGAAGTAGAAAACCCTCTAGCAGCTGTACAAATGGGATTGATTTATGTAAACCCTGAAGGTCCAGATGGAAACCCAGACCCAGTAGCATCAGCAAAAAACATACGTATTTCATTTGGTAGAATGGGAATGAATGATGAAGAAACAGTTGCTTTAATAGCAGGGGGACATACCTTCGGAAAAACTCACGGAGCAGGACCAGCTGATAACGTAGGACCTTCACCAGAGGCTGCTGGCATTGAAGAACAAGGATTAGGATGGAAAAGTAGCTACAAATCAGGAAAAGGGAAAGACGCTATTACTTCTGGGTTAGAAGTTATTTGGACGCCTACGCCTACTCGTTGGAGTCATGCTTTTTTAAATACGTTATTTGATAATGAATGGGAACTAACCAAGAGTCCTGCAGGAGCACATCAATGGGTAGCAAAAGACGTTGGAGAGGTTTTTCCAGATGCTTTTGATAAAAATAAGAGACATAGACCTACGATGTTAACTTCAGATTTAGCTTTAAAGTTTGATTCTGAATATAAGAAAGTTTGTGAGAAGTTTTTAGAAGACCCATTATCTTTTGATAAAGCCTTTGCTCGTGCATGGTTTAAATTAACCCACAGAGATATGGGGCCTAAAACAACATACTTAGGATCAGATATTCCACAAGAAGAATTTATTTGGCAAGATCCTATTCCTACACGTACTCATAAACTGATAACCGAAGCAGATATCAATTCTCTTAAAAAAGAAATTTTAAATTCGGGAATTCCTTATAATCAGTTAATAGAAACAGCTTGGGCTTCAGCGTCTTCTTATAGAGGTTCAGACAGAAGAGGAGGAGCAAATGGAGCTCGTATTCGTTTAGAACCACAAGTTAATTGGGAAAGTAATAATCCAGCGCAATTAAAAAAGGTGTTGGCAGTTTATGAGAAAATTCAAAATAAATTCAATGAATCGTTAAAGGAGAAAAAAGTTTCCATGGCTGATTTAATTGTTTTAGGAGGATCCGCAGCAGTAGAAAAGGCAGTAGAAAGAGCAGGATTTTCAATAAAAGTTCCTTTTAATCCTGGTAGAATGGATGCTACGCAAGAACAAACCGATGTAAAATCTTTTGCTGTTTTAGAACCAATGGCTGATGGTTTTAGAAACTATCAAAAAAAGAAATACACACTTAAACCAGAAGAATTGTTAGTTGATAAAGCACAATTATTAACTCTAACAGCTCCTGAAATGACGGTGTTGGTTGGTGGTATGCGAGCTTTAAATGCAAATTATGATAGTTCAAAAAAAGGAGTTTTTACAACCCAACTAGGAGTGTTGACAAACGACTTCTTTATAAATCTGTTGGATATGAATACGTATTGGGAGCCTATCTCTGAAGAACAATTAATTTTTGAAGGAAAAGATAGAGTTACAAATGAGGTAAAATGGACAGCAACTAGAGCAGATTTAATTTTTGGATCTAATTCTGAATTAAGAGCTTTAGCTGAGGTATATGCGAGTAATGATGCAAAAGAAAAGTTTGCAAAAGATTTTATTGCAGCTTGGGTTAAGGTGATGAACCTAGATAGGTTTGATTTGAAGTCTTAA